A region of Drosophila mauritiana strain mau12 chromosome 3L, ASM438214v1, whole genome shotgun sequence DNA encodes the following proteins:
- the LOC117141759 gene encoding adenylyl cyclase X E isoform X4 yields the protein MEDDNFSLNDYRFSFSFSEDYEDIQVKAQRDMILEVEHMPVNRVQACKIRRPMHRIAKEDINEEYRFNLESYYLFTTFRSWKMEWSFSKMRDLLMKYSLGMMVFAGATIIAMDLLVKSEAMDYTMLLSLFLIILLPLLLASYKKLWLRGRRLSPITQPTFFLSRWIIKASDLIEKSVFVRIPLAIMVLFLLYVMSSETVFSCDIARLELEIINSELHNLRPQMLCFMPWGVTYAVIIVLSLMLVIIGIPLIIKLGVGLAILGCHVITVHAYYGFAFERSQTTDIGVSSSLAHSWYLLAFFILVVVREGYLNYILKASYFMSMCFEKKHELTKVKTRTIKIIMANILPTHVAEVFKVRRRSDQLYYENFSQVAVMFATIENYEADKLGLRALHEMICYFDELLVNYQAWYKIEKIKVMGWTYLAACGLDVDHYTDFSVSVPVSTKRESDKLQKSGSVRFAPKDDDEIMIKDLHPTQATTNEDDNTVLVMTEFALNLLRIMRDIRSKGIFFEKDSKLTGSLKIGIAHGPAMAGVVGLSKPHYDIWGHTVNMASRMTSTGVMDGIHVTESTANVLRDFNIRCTYRGMTFVKGVGQVPTYLVDLDENLHFQQHSPDNDSHKGSKVSVHWLDEKRTER from the exons ATGGAGGACGACAATTTCTCGCTGAACGACTATCGTTTCAGCTTCAGTTTCAGTGAGGACTACGAGGACATCCAGGTGAAGGCGCAGCGCGACATGATCCTCGAGGTGGAACACATGCCGGTGAACCGAGTCCAGGCGTGCAAGATCAGACGGCCTATGCACCGAATAGCTAAGGAGGACATCAACGAGGAGTATCGATTCAATCTCGAATCGTACTACCTCTTCACCACTTTCCGCAGCTGGAAGATGGAGTGGTCCTTTAGCAAAATGCGGGACCTTTTAATGAAGTACAGCCTGGGGATGATGGTCTTCGCTGGAGCCACTATCATAGCTATGGACCTACTCGTTAA GAGTGAAGCGATGGACTATACCATGTTATTAAGCCTGTTTCTGATAATCCTCTTGCCACTCCTGCTGGCGTCCTATAAAAAACTTTGGCTACGAGGTCGCCGACTCTCGCCCATAACGCAGCCCACCTTCTTCCTGAGTCGTTGGATCATCAAGGCCTCCGATCTGATCGAGAAGTCGGTGTTCGTTCGAATACCACTGGCCATTATGGTGCTGTTCCTGCTTTATGTAATGTCCTCGGAAACAGTG TTCTCCTGCGATATTGCCAGGCTCGAGCTGGAAATTATAAATTCCGAGCTGCATAACTTGAGGCCCCAGATGTTATGCTTCATGCCTTGG GGAGTGACTTATGCAGTAATCATCGTGCTCAGCCTCATGTTGGTCATCATTGGCATTCCGCTGATCATAAAGCTGGGAGTGGGTCTGGCCATCCTCGGCTGCCACGTGATCACGGTCCATGCCTACTACGGATTCGCCTTTGAGCGGTCCCAAACCACCGATATAGGCGTGTCATCGAGCCTTGCCCACTCCTGGTACCTGCTTGCCTTCTTCATCCTGGTAGTGGTTCGCGAAGGCTACCTCAACTACATCCTGAAGGCGAGCTACtt CATGAGCATGTGTTTCGAGAAGAAGCACGAGCTGACCAAGGTCAAAACCCGAACCATCAAGATCATCATGGCCAACATTCTGCCCACCCATGTGGCGGAGGTGTTCAAGGTGCGTCGGCGCAGCGATCAACTGTACTACGAGAACTTCTCCCAGGTCGCCGTGATGTTCGCCACCATCGAGAACTACGAGGCGGATAAGTTGGGACTGCGGGCTCTCCACGAGATGATCTGCTACTTCGACGAACTCTTGGTTAACTACCAAGCCTGGTACAAAATCGAGAAGATCAAGGTGATGGGCTGGACATACTTAGCGGCCTGCGGCCTGGACGTGGATCACTACACGGACTTCTCGGTCAGCGTTCCCGTCTCCACCAAACGGGAGTCCGATAAACTTCAGAAATCCG GATCTGTTCGCTTCGCCCCAAAGGATGATGATGAGATAATGATCAAGGATCTGCACCCCACACAGGCAACTACGAACGAGGACGATAATACAGTCCTGGTCATGACTGAATTCGCTTTGAACTTACTCCGCATCATGCGAGATATCCGTTCCAAGGGAATTTTCTTTGAAAAGGATTCCAAATTAACTGGCAGCTTGAAGATTG GTATCGCACATGGACCTGCGATGGCCGGCGTTGTGGGACTCTCCAAGCCGCACTACGACATCTGGGGACACACTGTCAACATGGCCTCCCGGATGACATCCACGGGAGTGATGGATGGCATTCACGTGACCGAAAGCACTGCGAACGTTCTGCGCGACTTTAACATTCGCTGCACCTATCGAGGGATGACCTTTGTGAAAGGAGTGGGCCAAGTGCCCACCTACCTTGTCGACCTGGACGAGAATCTACACTTCCAACAGCATAGCCCAGATAACGATTCGCACAAGGGCAGCAAAGTCTCCGTGCACTGGTTGGATGAAAAAAGAACTGAAAGATAG